One Magnolia sinica isolate HGM2019 unplaced genomic scaffold, MsV1 ctg349, whole genome shotgun sequence DNA window includes the following coding sequences:
- the LOC131236282 gene encoding probable LRR receptor-like serine/threonine-protein kinase At3g47570 codes for MFQNKLSGRIPPSIGNITRLSYLDLNGNDFHGSIPSSLGNWGFMEELSISQNKLNGTILKQVGAAQIDLSRNSFTGSLLLEVDNLENIWLIDVSENKLSGEIPDTLGKCQSMELLYMNGNLFQGTIPESLRNLKGIQEIDLSRNNLSGQIPKYFEEFHFLEYLNLSFNNFEGEVPKGGIFRNASTISVVGNSKLCGGISELQLRPCLKQASKKRGKPFSPRIKITVIIVVVSSVILLSCIFVTLYWRRNSPKKASSPSSTQNQWLQVSYADLLQATDGFSSANLIGVGSFGSVYKGILECFETLVAVKVLNLMQQGALKSFAAECEALRNIRHRNLVKILTVCSGIDFNGNDFKALVFEYMPNGSLEEWLHPNVDEQPQLRNLNLTQRLNIAIDVALALDYLHHHYQTPIVHRDLKPSNILLDDEMVAHVGDFGLTKFLSEAAEGFSQNQTTTSGIKGSIGYIPPECGMGGKASTHGDVYSYGILLLEMITRKRPTDDMFKDNQSLHHFVKSAFPEQVMEIIDPRLLLEDAEAIQDSENRNNLRNRTHDCLVSLASIGVSCSTESPKERMKMRDVVMEMHAIRDLYLEVGIHRQRQNRPLLLGEGSSYLSNY; via the exons atgtttcaaaataaactttCAGGGCGAATCCCACCTTCAATTGGTAACATTACTCGATTGAGCTATCTTGATTTGAATGGAAATGATTTCCATGGAAGCATACCATCGAGTTTGGGAAATTGGGGATTTATGGAAGAATTGTCCATTTCTCAAAACAAACTCAATGGTACCATACTCAAACAAGTTGGCGCAGCTCAAATCGACCTGTCTCGTAATTCATTCACGGGGTCTCTCCTGCTGGAAgttgataacttagaaaatatttggTTAATAGACGTCTCAGAGAACAAACTCTCAGGTGAAATTCCAGATACGTTGGGAAAGTGTCAAAGCATGGAGTTGCTTTATATGAATGGCAACTTGTTTCAAGGAACCATTCCAGAGTCTCTAAGGAATTTAAAAGGTATCCAAGAGATAGATCTTTCGCGCAATAACTTGTCTGGGCAGATTCCAAAATATTTTGAAGAATTTCATTTCTTAGAGTATTTGAATTTGTCATTCAATAATTTCGAGGGTGAAGTGCCCAAAGGAGGGATCTTTAGAAATGCCAGCACAATTTCAGTTGTCGGAAATAGCAAACTCTGTGGAGGTATCTCGGAACTACAATTGCGGCCGTGCCTTAAGCAAGCTTCTAAGAAACGAGGAAAGCCCTTTTCTCCCAGAATCAAAATCACAGTTATTATTGTGGTGGTTTCATCGGTAATTCTCTTGTCGTGTATCTTTGTCACTCTTTATTGGAGAAGAAATTCTCCAAAGAAAGCTTCTTCTCCATCTTCCACACAGAATCAGTGGCTACAAGTTTCTTATGCGGATCTCCTTCAAGCAACAGATGGGTTTTCTTCAGCTAATTTAATTGGTGTGGGAAGTTTTGGTTCTGTATATAAAGGAATTCTAGAATGCTTTGAAACACTTGTTGCAGTGAAGGTACTCAACCTCATGCAGCAAGGAGCTTTAAAGAGTTTTGCAGCTGAATGCGAAGCTTTAAGAAACATCCGACATCGAAATCTTGTCAAGATCTTAACGGTTTGCTCGGGCATTGATTTtaatggcaatgatttcaaagctCTAGTGTTTGAGTACATGCCTAATGGTAGTCTGGAGGAGTGGTTGCATCCAAATGTAGATGAACAACCTCAATTGAGGAATTTGAATCTTACACAAAGGCTGAATATAGCCATTGATGTGGCTTTGGCATTAGattatcttcatcatcattaccagACACCAATTGTTCATCGGGACCTAAAACCAAGCAATATTCTTCTTGATGATGAGATGGTTGCCCATGTGGGTGACTTTGGTTTAACAAAGTTCCTCTCTGAAGCTGCAGAAGGTTTCTCCCAAAATCAAACTACCACATCTGGGATTAAGGGATCGATTGGGTATATTCCTCCAG AGTGTGGGATGGGCGGTAAGGCGTCCACACATGGAGATGTATACAGTTATGGGATCCTTCTACTCGAGATGATCACTAGAAAGCGaccaactgatgacatgtttaaggACAATCAGAGCCTTCATCACTTTGTAAAGTCGGCTTTTCCTGAACAAGTAATGGAGATTATAGATCCAAGACTCCTCTTAGAAGATGCTGAAGCAATTCAAGACAGTGAAAATCGTAACAATTTGAGAAATAGAACGCATGATTGCTTGGTTTCATTGGCCAGCATTGGTGTATCGTGTTCtacagaatcgccaaaggaacgaatGAAGATGAGAGACGTTGTCATGGAAATGCATGCAATTAGAGACTTATATCTAGAGGTTGGGATTCATCGACAAAGACAAAATAGGCCCCTATTGTTAGGTGAGGGTTCATCTTACCTCAGTAACTACTAA
- the LOC131236280 gene encoding putative receptor-like protein kinase At3g47110, producing MEFPCSNLRVLWSFILFDAILLSSIYPCSPSVFTLKNETDRLALLAFKDGISEDPLRILSSWNDSLHFCKWEGVTCSLRHHQRVTSLNLKDHSLVGHVSPHIGNLSFLRTVNLSSNNFQGEIPQEIGRLFRLQILNLTDNSLQGEIPSNLTHCSEIIAIQIERNQLDGKLPAELGSLSKLISLNVRSNNLSGSIPPSLGNLSSLTTLRLTSNNFDGQIPNQLGQLAGIITFLIGANQLSGTIPPSIYNLSSIQVFSVAANRLHGSIPPNLGLLFPHLQ from the coding sequence ATGGAATTCCCATGTTCCAATCTCAGGGTATTATGGTCATTTATCCTCTTCGATGCAATCCTCCTCTCGTCCATCTACCCCTGCTCACCCTCGGTATTTACattgaaaaatgagacagatcgacTGGCATTGCTCGCATTCAAAGATGGTATTTCCGAAGATCCTCTCAGAATATTGAGTTCATGGAACGATTCTCTCCATTTCTGCAAATGGGAGGGAGTCACCTGCAGTCTCCGCCATCATCAAAGGGTCACGAGCTTGAACCTCAAGGACCACAGCTTGGTGGGCCACGTATCACCTCACATTGGAAATCTCTCTTTCCTGAGAACAGTGAATCTCTCGAGCAACAACTTCCAAGGCGAAATACCTCAAGAAATCGGCCGTTTGTTCCGTCTTCAGATTCTCAACCTGACTGATAATTCACTCCAAGGAgaaattccatccaatctgaccCACTGCTCAGAAATCATAGCCATTCAAATCGAGCGGAATCAGTTGGACGGAAAACTTCCCGCTGAGCTTGGCTCTTTGTCAAAGCTCATTTCTCTTAACGTCCGCAGCAACAATCTCAGTGGAAGCATCCCACCTTCCTTGGGGAACCTTTCGTCTCTCACGACTCTTCGTCTAACATCTAACAATTTTGACGGGCAAATTCCAAATCAGCTTGGTCAATTGGCAGGCATTATCACTTTTCTAATAGGTGCAAATCAGTTATCAGGTACGATTCCACCATCGATTTATAATCTCTCATCCATCCAAGTGTTTAGCGTGGCAGCTAACCGGCTACATGGAAGCATTCCCCCCAACCTAGGCCTTTTGTTTCCACACCTGCAATAA